A genomic segment from Aegilops tauschii subsp. strangulata cultivar AL8/78 chromosome 1, Aet v6.0, whole genome shotgun sequence encodes:
- the LOC123496944 gene encoding BTB/POZ domain-containing protein At2g24240-like, which produces MSTPQPAAGRIRLNVGGQVFETTADTLTLTGAGEGTMLGAMLEPCWNTGATRGVPEYFIDRDPACFASLLNMLRTGELHVPAGVPERMLFQEASCYGLLDRVRAARIGELDLDRARLAASVPPGRAPVDRPAVRAAPDGGCCVTHGPIARVYNWMLEERRPQTNVFASCNSWGITQGIGDGIGVWDCINGEQTSSFFDRKYVDALTDASKLQWLASTNALMAVKACSPKDACSSSSITLVDFRNMSVVWSWSGGPQRINERRVADAVVMEDERSVGLISQDHDLGFLDIRRQGSVQEPWTHQSKMTTPICYPKLAVRGGLLLASKDDTISVYGGPNHDHLRLALRGSQGGGAIADFSVGGDRLFAVHHEDNVLDVWETLPPPIA; this is translated from the exons ATGTCCACGCCACAACCAGCTGCCGGGCGCATCCGGCTGAACGTCGGCGGGCAGGTATTCGAGACGACGGCTGACACGCTGACGCTCACAGGCGCGGGCGAGGGAACCATGCTCGGTGCCATGTTGGAACCTTGCTGGAACACCGGCGCCACCCGGGGCGTGCCTGAGTACTTCATCGACCGTGACCCGGCCTGCTTCGCCTCGCTCCTCAACATGCTCCGCACGGGCGAGCTGCATGTCCCGGCTGGCGTCCCGGAGCGGATGCTCTTCCAGGAGGCATCCTGCTACGGCCTCCTCGACCGCGTCCGCGCCGCTCGCATCGGTGAGCTCGACCTCGACAGGGCCCGGCTGGCTGCCTCCGTGCCGCCGGGGCGGGCACCGGTGGACCGCCCGGCCGTCCGCGCGGCGCCGGACGGAGGGTGCTGCGTCACGCACGGCCCCATCGCGCGGGTCTACAACTGGATGCTCGAGGAGCGCCGGCCG CAAACAAACGTCTTTGCTAGCTGCAACAGCTGGGGCATAACTCAAGGAATTGGCGACGGCATCGGTGTTTGGGACTGCATCAACGGCGAACAGACAAGCTCTTTCTTTGACCGGAAGTACGTCGACGCTCTGACCGACGCCAGCAAGCTTCAGTGGCTGGCAAGCACCAACGCGCTCATGGCAGTCAAGGCGTGCTCACCGAAAGATGCTTGCTCGTCGTCTTCCATCACTCTGGTAGATTTCCGGAATATGAGTGTTGTGTGGTCATGGTCCGGTGGCCCCCAGAGAATTAACGAAAGGCGTGTTGCCGATGCCGTCGTGATGGAGGACGAGAGGTCGGTCGGCTTGATCAGCCAGGACCATGATCTCGGGTTCCTCGACATCCGTCGTCAGGGCTCTGTCCAGGAGCCGTGGACACATCAGAGCAAGATGACGACTCCGATATGCTATCCGAAGCTTGCcgtgcgcggcggactgctcttAGCGTCCAAAGATGACACCATCTCGGTGTATGGCGGCCCAAATCATGACCACCTGAGGCTGGCGCTGCGTGGGAGCCAAGGCGGTGGCGCCATTGCCGATTTCTCGGTTGGGGGCGACCGTCTCTTCGCGGTGCATCATGAGGACAACGTGCTGGATGTGTGGGAGACACTGCCACCTCCCATCGCCTAA